A region of Ornithodoros turicata isolate Travis chromosome 5, ASM3712646v1, whole genome shotgun sequence DNA encodes the following proteins:
- the LOC135395185 gene encoding calcium-activated chloride channel regulator 1-like, with amino-acid sequence MMATNERTMSTWRLVFIVLLASGVLSASTRIRLKDQGYVDIVVAIDHQVREDKQLIQNLKDLLTSTSAFLHRATRELVYLKSVTIVLPHTWSNDIPSESISGDMLSSADIRIVNSQERAPYTVQAMGCGERGEYIVLPSQFVGNLTTATKKEFRKPEQVMTHEWAHFRYGVFDEYGSPGDSQYPSMYFRDGQKKPNVCSDKIVVSPKTDKGERCKLVEGSSQQDCIDFLPVDKSTQVSSSIMFLPVLSSVSEHAIVLPEACFSVSHPVYTFCDDDEHKHNAEAPNPQNALCDSRSTWDVISHNSDFNG; translated from the exons ATGATGGCGACCAATGAACG TACGATGTCGACGTGGCGATTGGTATTCATTGTTCTGCTGGCATCTGGCGTCTTGAGTGCTTCCACAAGGATCCGCTTGAAGGACCAGGGATACGTGGACATAGTCGTTGCCATCGATCATCAAGTGCGCGAGGATAAGCAACTGATTCAGAACCTCAAG GATTTGCTGACCAGTACGTCAGCGTTCCTTCACCGAGCTACAAGAGAGCTGGTATACCTCAAAAGCGTCACCATCGTCTTACCTCACACGTGGTCTAATGACATCCCGTCCGAGTCCATCTCAGGAGACATGCTGTCCAGTGCAGACATCCGGATTGTCAATAGCCAAGAACGCGCTCCGTACACGGTGCAAGCCATGGGGTGTGGAGAACGCGGCGAATACATCGTTCTGCCGTCACAGTTTGTGGGCAATCTCACTACCGCTACCAAGAAAGAATTCAGGAAGCCTG AGCAGGTGATGACGCACGAATGGGCCCACTTCAGGTATGGAGTCTTCGATGAATATGGCTCACCTGGAGACTCTCAATATCCTTCGATGTACTTTCGGGATGGACAG aAAAAGCCCAATGTCTGCAGTGACAAGATTGTCGTTAGTCCCAAGACGGATAAGGGTGAACGCTGCAAGTTAGTTGAGGGATCTTCTCAACAAGACTGCATCGATTTCTTGCCCGTCGATAAATCCACCCAAGTATCGTCTTCCATCATGTTTCTGCCGGTGCTTTCATCGGTAAGCGAGCACGCTATTGTACTTCCTGAGGCCTGCTTTTCTGTTTCGCATCCT GTCTACACTTTCTGTGACGATGACGAACACAAGCACAACGCCGAGGCACCGAACCCACAGAACGCCTTGTGCGACTCTCGTAGCACCTGGGACGTCATTTCACACAATTCCGACTTCAACGGGTAA
- the LOC135393929 gene encoding calcium-activated chloride channel regulator 4-like: MELNQRLEMTHRAVARYIQDWIPDGMELGVVSFNTDATINAELTEVNRTTRAGLRAKLPRGYHGSTSIGNALQVGVQVLEQNATSIVNSVIIILLDGRENTRPYIKDVSPELFRKGVIVHTLALGTSADEGLEGMALATGGNSYAVTNEKMLVLENLEKAFFSASMAQLPIVRKPVTLVNKVIPLEGNTTSLFVTVDRELGKNLEFLASGGDGATTTVTVNSPSGNTYVGEYDEDLKRHKVSIGDIVEPGKWQVDIKRDNPPWKQSSVSITVVSEAKDPHDPPVRMRTFYSTKYLSYARASSQFKILVELTKGEQVVRGAYVVAKVTTPVDNQVPVFLKDNGAGADIIEGDGIYSGFFIVFSKPGRYSVEVRAYGDENTNLITPKRSARPVSGGHKVRRSAEPFAFERYENAGIFVVKKVGAALIYPPSTIQDLRVTQALYLDNGTRMVSLKWTSPGAHLDQGICHSLTVIASRNRTVLQTEDMTGDFYKVIEYDVVNGTLRPQQSRKPHEVTFLIPDTWLPPNKSAHDVYFTVRTWNSDGIKSDRSNIAAANFFEQSEMVVGAAPSTIRDLRVEQALYLDNGTRAVSLTWTSPGARLDEGTCHNLTIIASCDRTVLQTGDMTGDFYTVTEYDVLNGTLCPQHFGEPHEVTFFIPDTWCSPNKSAHDVYFTVSTWNSDGIKSNRSNIATANFFEQSEMAVGAAPSTIRDLRVEQALYLNNGTRAVSLTWTSPGARLDEGTCHNLTIIASCDRTVLQTDDVTGDFYTVTEYDVLNGTLRPQHFGEPHEVTFFIPDTWCSPNKSAHDVYFTVSTWNSDGIKSNRSNIATANFLEEFQLDVKEKELTIWEKLLASRAVLYVGSALLGGVLLTVLVILVINIFVKKSPSSKSVERVAQTARAKYEVEMAFRENLVNAS, encoded by the exons ATGGAG CTTAATCAGCGGCTGGAGATGACGCACCGTGCCGTGGCGCGTTACATCCAGGACTGGATTCCCGACGGAATGGAGCTGGGCGTTGTTAGTTTCAATACCGATGCCACAATTAATGCGGAACTTACTGAGGTCAACCGCACCACGAGAGCAGGTCTCAGAGCAAAGTTACCTCGTGGATATCATGGGAGCACCTCCATTGGAAATGCTCTTCAGGTGGGCGTTCAG GTCCTCGAGCAGAATGCTACAAGTATCGTGAACTCCGTCATCATCATACTGTTAGATGGCAGAGAAAACACGAGACCTTACATCAAGGACGTCTCGCCAGAGTTGTTCCGGAAAGGTGTGATAGTGCACACGCTGGCTTTGGGAACTAGCGCGGATGAAGGGCTAGAAGGCATGGCTCTTGCTACTGGGGGCAACTCCTACGCGGTAACCAACGAAAAAATGCTCGTCTTGGAAAACCTGGAGAAGGCCTTCTTCTCTGCCTCCATGGCTCAACTGCCGATAGTACGGAAGCCTGTCACC TTGGTAAACAAGGTGATTCCTCTGGAGGGCAACACGACGTCTCTCTTCGTCACCGTCGACAGAGAACTTGGAAAGAACTTAGAGTTCCTCGCGTCTGGAGGAGACGGAGCCACAACGACAGTGACAGTCAATAGCCCATCAGGAAACACTTACGTTGGAGAGTACGATGAGGACCTCAAACGTCATAAAGTGTCCATAGGTGACATCGTAGAG CCTGGAAAGTGGCAAGTGGATATCAAGCGCGACAACCCACCTTGGAAACAATCTTCTGTCTCTATCACTGTGGTGTCTGAAGCCAAGGACCCACACGATCCTCCTGTACGCATGCGAACCTTCTACAGCACCAAATATCTTTCCTACGCACGAGCTTCGAGCCAGTTCAAGATCCTCGTGGAGTTGACAAAGGGAGAGCAAGTCGTGAGAGGGGCGTACGTTGTAGCAAAGGTTACGACTCCGGTTGACAACCAAGTTCCCGTGTTTCTTAAGGACAATGGAGCAG GTGCTGACATTATTGAAGGAGATGGAATCTACTCAGGTTTCTTCATCGTCTTCAGCAAACCCGGCCGGTACTCGGTTGAAGTTCGAGCATACGGCGACGAAAATACTAATTTGATAAcacccaaacgttctgcgcgtcCGGTCTCTG GAGGACACAAGGTTCGCAGAAGTGCTGAACCATTCGCTTTCGAAAGATACGAGAACGCCGGAATTTTTGTTGTGAAAAAAGTAGGGGCAGCTCTAATCTACCCTCCGTCCACGATTCAGGACCTTCGTGTCACACAAGCCTTGTACTTGGACAACGGTACCAGGATGGTCAGCCTAAAGTGGACCTCGCCTGGAGCTCACTTGGACCAAGGAATTT GTCACAGCCTCACAGTCATCGCCAGCCGTAATCGAACTGTTCTTCAGACGGAAGACATGACGGGCGACTTCTACAAGGTCATAGAATATGACGTCGTGAACGGCACTCTCCGCCCTCAGCAGTCTAGAAAACCCCATGAAGTGACCTTCCTCATCCCGGACACGTGGTTGCCTCCGAACAAAAGCGCTCATGATGTGTATTTCACGGTGAGGACCTGGAACTCCGACGGGATCAAGTCCGACCGGTCCAACATCGCGGCAGCCAACTTCTTTGAACAGAGTGAAATGGTCGTAGGGGCAGCTCCGTCTACGATACGGGACCTTCGTGTCGAACAAGCCTTGTACTTGGACAACGGTACTAGGGCAGTCAGCCTGACGTGGACCTCTCCTGGCGCCCGCTTGGACGAAGGAACCT GCCACAACCTCACTATCATCGCCAGCTGTGATCGAACCGTTCTTCAGACAGGTGACATGACGGGCGACTTCTACACGGTCACAGAATATGACGTGCTTAATGGCACTCTCTGCCCTCAACACTTCGGAGAACCCCATGAAGTGACCTTCTTCATCCCGGACACGTGGTGTTCTCCGAACAAGAGCGCTCATGATGTGTATTTCACGGTGAGCACCTGGAACTCCGACGGGATCAAGTCCAACCGGTCCAACATCGCGACAGCCAACTTCTTTGAACAGAGTGAAATGGCCGTAGGGGCAGCTCCGTCAACGATACGGGACCTTCGTGTCGAACAAGCCTTGTACTTGAACAACGGTACAAGGGCAGTCAGCCTGACGTGGACCTCTCCTGGAGCCCGCTTGGACGAAGGAACCT GCCACAACCTCACTATCATCGCCAGCTGTGATCGAACCGTTCTTCAGACAGATGACGTGACGGGCGACTTCTACACGGTCACGGAATATGACGTGCTTAATGGCACTCTCCGCCCTCAACACTTCGGAGAACCCCATGAAGTGACCTTCTTCATCCCGGACACGTGGTGTTCTCCGAACAAGAGCGCTCATGATGTGTATTTCACGGTGAGCACCTGGAACTCCGATGGGATCAAGTCCAACCGGTCCAACATTGCGACCGCGAACTTCTTGGAGGAGTTTCAACTGGACGTAAAAGAAAAGGAGTTGACCATTTGGGAGAAGCTATTGGCATCCAGGGCTGTCTTGTACGTTGGCTCAGCCCTCTTAGGTGGGGTCCTGTTGACCGTACTTGTGATTCTCGTCATCAATATCTTCGTGAAGAAATCACCGTCCTCGAAATCCGTGGAACGAGTCGCCCAAACTGCTCGTGCGAAGTATGAAGTGGAAATGGCTTTCAGGGAGAACCTAGTGAACGCATCCTGA